The Candidatus Sysuiplasma jiujiangense genome includes a window with the following:
- a CDS encoding 3-hydroxybutyryl-CoA dehydrogenase (converts (S)-3-hydroxybutanoyl-CoA to 3-acetoacetyl-CoA): MGTGIAQVCIEAGYDVVALDVNQSIVDGAIAKIRKGIDKRVEKGLMDAAAAGKALNRLTGTVSFSDISSCFMVIEAVFEKLDVKSRAISRIADSVSDEAVIGTNTSSISITLLSRNARIPGNFLGMHFFNPVALMPIVEIVSGLETSEHSLSIAKTVAKRMGKETVGAKDYPGFVSNRILMPMINEAVFALMEGVSSREGIDRIMKLGMNHPMGPLELADFIGLDICLDIMNVLHAGFGDSKYRPAPLLVNMVNAGKLGKKSGEGFYKY, translated from the coding sequence ATGGGAACAGGTATTGCACAGGTCTGCATAGAGGCAGGTTATGATGTTGTCGCACTTGACGTAAATCAGTCTATTGTTGACGGTGCAATTGCGAAGATAAGGAAAGGCATTGACAAAAGGGTTGAAAAGGGACTGATGGACGCTGCTGCCGCAGGCAAAGCGCTGAATAGGTTAACCGGGACCGTCTCATTTAGCGATATTTCATCCTGTTTCATGGTCATCGAAGCTGTTTTTGAGAAACTGGATGTGAAGAGCAGGGCCATTTCGAGGATAGCCGACTCAGTCAGCGACGAGGCTGTGATCGGGACGAATACATCGTCCATTTCAATTACACTGCTTTCCAGAAATGCCAGGATCCCCGGTAATTTTCTCGGCATGCACTTTTTCAATCCTGTTGCGCTGATGCCGATTGTTGAAATAGTAAGCGGACTGGAAACTTCAGAACACTCGCTTTCGATCGCAAAAACAGTTGCAAAAAGGATGGGAAAAGAAACAGTCGGGGCAAAGGACTATCCGGGTTTTGTTTCAAACAGGATACTCATGCCAATGATCAATGAAGCGGTCTTTGCACTGATGGAGGGTGTTTCAAGCCGGGAGGGTATTGACAGGATAATGAAACTCGGTATGAATCATCCCATGGGTCCCCTTGAACTGGCGGATTTCATCGGTCTTGACATTTGCCTGGATATAATGAATGTTCTACATGCCGGATTTGGGGATTCGAAATATCGTCCTGCCCCTTTGCTGGTGAACATGGTAAACGCAGGTAAACTCGGGAAAAAGAGCGGCGAGGGTTTTTATAAATACTGA
- a CDS encoding MFS transporter, which yields MNSHKPLVYSESHRVIFAAWLGWLMDGYVSISYLIQASVVSVLFFPGSFSIGYFLAFGVNGIARAIGSILLGNFIGDRIGRKKMLVVSVGLFSISTASLGILPTYREGGIAVSITVFILLFLMGIFAGAEYGGGTALSMESVPPEKRNLYGAFVQSGFGFGYLILSGVFAFLSAVYGPSYSIIGWRVLFLSTLIPGALTFLIRAFTPESQVFEETEANEGLEKTPVVKLFQDMWGKLAIVVAITAGLLYINTSTFSLYPYILGTVNGFGGTTIGLLLLVVNLISVVGVILGGLYAGRNRNRIRFILLYTLIFLAVSVPVDIVAFGRNVITTGIAFSIQAFVEAMIFSTLPAFMSEAFSKKYRTTAVGLAYNLGSTFGAFAIVIAPLSAIALGWPVAWISNLLIAGIVLFGAAFASVYAMSSRAGKENVDMILE from the coding sequence TTGAATTCCCACAAACCTTTGGTATACAGTGAATCACATAGGGTGATTTTTGCCGCATGGCTTGGATGGCTTATGGACGGCTATGTAAGCATAAGCTATCTTATTCAGGCATCCGTTGTGAGTGTTCTCTTCTTCCCCGGCAGTTTCAGCATTGGATATTTTCTTGCGTTTGGAGTCAACGGCATAGCCAGGGCAATAGGCTCGATACTCCTTGGAAATTTCATAGGTGACAGAATAGGCAGGAAGAAAATGCTCGTCGTCTCGGTTGGTCTTTTCTCAATATCCACTGCCTCTCTGGGCATTCTGCCGACCTACAGGGAAGGCGGAATTGCCGTCTCAATCACCGTCTTTATCCTTCTCTTCCTGATGGGTATCTTCGCCGGAGCGGAATATGGCGGCGGTACTGCATTGTCAATGGAGAGCGTCCCGCCTGAGAAGAGGAATCTGTACGGTGCGTTCGTTCAGAGCGGCTTCGGCTTCGGTTATCTCATTCTGTCAGGTGTTTTTGCCTTCCTCAGCGCTGTCTACGGCCCTTCATATAGCATCATAGGATGGCGTGTTCTCTTTCTGTCCACCTTGATACCTGGCGCGCTTACATTCCTGATCAGGGCATTTACGCCTGAATCGCAGGTCTTTGAGGAAACGGAAGCTAATGAAGGGCTGGAGAAGACACCTGTAGTTAAGCTTTTTCAAGATATGTGGGGCAAACTCGCAATAGTTGTCGCAATCACCGCAGGCCTACTTTACATCAATACCTCCACATTTTCGCTGTACCCTTACATACTGGGAACAGTCAATGGATTTGGTGGCACCACTATTGGATTGCTTCTGCTGGTCGTCAACCTGATATCTGTCGTAGGTGTAATTCTTGGCGGCCTTTACGCCGGAAGGAACAGGAACAGAATCCGATTCATTCTTCTCTACACGCTTATATTCCTGGCGGTTTCCGTACCGGTTGATATTGTAGCTTTCGGCAGAAATGTTATCACCACAGGCATTGCTTTTTCCATACAGGCATTTGTTGAAGCAATGATATTTTCTACACTCCCTGCATTCATGTCGGAGGCATTTAGTAAAAAGTACAGAACAACTGCGGTTGGTCTTGCATATAATCTTGGCTCGACATTCGGCGCGTTTGCGATTGTCATTGCACCCCTGAGTGCAATCGCACTCGGGTGGCCAGTCGCATGGATATCCAACCTTCTGATAGCAGGCATTGTCCTTTTTGGTGCTGCTTTTGCGTCTGTCTACGCAATGAGCTCCAGGGCCGGGAAGGAGAACGTGGATATGATTTTAGAGTAA
- a CDS encoding MFS transporter, which translates to MRGEGSFSWNLTILATTSAAHFINDGESAIFPVLLPPLAYYVSGSFELAAVVTCFYLFSSFASPVAVSATKNRGQIEKGMGEGLTILGAGIAAMGISISMIQRFGMAAYVGVVLSACLAGFGSSYYHPIGSSVVQNNFPENKLGLALGLNGSAGSLGRSLFLTLSVAAFVLEKLYGGLIILGAACIVAALPMEIYFSRKSHLMPSADKTAAVKRTGIRDSARLTKEIWPLLAMSIIRNLESTGVVLYLPTFFIEEGIIHYGINLGLTMTAIMALPIAGQIIVGLVSDRIGRVKTLFLTTLISGIFVLLFLLYPYNIYLDVVTLGFFSLAAFSGFPILFPIATHMVSGDDRYLGSSLAWMSVGLGSAMSPLIIVLLSERWVLGSLYASFAALAAATTAASLLCFTGKIRNAGRAEEH; encoded by the coding sequence ATGAGAGGGGAAGGAAGTTTCAGCTGGAATCTCACAATCCTGGCCACAACATCGGCGGCGCACTTCATAAATGACGGAGAGAGCGCGATATTTCCAGTACTGCTCCCGCCGCTTGCTTACTACGTATCAGGGAGTTTCGAACTTGCAGCCGTTGTAACATGCTTTTATCTCTTTTCCTCGTTCGCCAGCCCTGTTGCTGTCTCAGCAACAAAAAACAGGGGACAGATTGAAAAGGGCATGGGCGAGGGGCTTACCATACTCGGAGCAGGTATCGCGGCAATGGGCATTTCGATATCCATGATACAGAGATTTGGCATGGCGGCATATGTGGGTGTTGTGCTCTCCGCATGTCTCGCCGGATTCGGGTCAAGCTACTACCATCCAATCGGAAGCAGCGTTGTGCAGAATAATTTCCCTGAGAATAAACTGGGTCTCGCACTGGGTCTCAACGGTTCCGCCGGGAGCCTGGGCAGATCACTGTTCCTTACACTGTCCGTGGCTGCATTTGTGCTTGAGAAGCTATATGGCGGATTGATAATACTCGGAGCCGCATGCATAGTTGCCGCACTTCCAATGGAAATATACTTCTCTCGAAAATCCCATCTGATGCCTTCAGCAGATAAAACCGCGGCGGTAAAGAGGACAGGAATCCGCGATTCCGCCAGACTTACAAAAGAGATCTGGCCCCTGCTTGCGATGAGCATAATAAGAAATCTGGAGTCCACCGGCGTCGTGTTATACCTTCCGACTTTCTTCATTGAGGAGGGGATAATACATTACGGCATCAATCTGGGTCTCACAATGACGGCAATAATGGCTCTGCCAATTGCAGGACAGATCATTGTTGGACTTGTCTCTGACAGGATCGGAAGGGTGAAGACACTTTTTCTTACAACACTGATTTCCGGCATCTTCGTATTGCTCTTCCTTCTGTATCCGTACAACATATATCTCGATGTCGTTACCCTGGGATTTTTCAGCCTGGCTGCGTTCAGCGGCTTTCCGATTCTCTTTCCCATTGCAACACATATGGTTTCCGGAGACGACAGATACCTAGGGAGCAGCCTGGCATGGATGTCTGTGGGCCTGGGTTCAGCAATGAGTCCTCTGATAATTGTTTTGTTGAGTGAACGGTGGGTGCTGGGCAGCCTTTACGCTTCATTTGCTGCACTTGCGGCAGCCACAACAGCTGCATCATTGCTCTGTTTCACGGGAAAAATCAGGAATGCCGGAAGAGCGGAGGAGCATTGA
- the coaA gene encoding type I pantothenate kinase has protein sequence METAKPQSSDEHTTYISFSRQEWKKLRDSTPLTLTLADLENIRGINEMISLEEVVDVYLPLSRLLNLYYLASQRLYEARRTFLGRVDDRVPFIIGIAGSVAVGKSTISRLLKTLLSKWPESPRVELLPTDGFLYPNSELKKRGVMNRKGFPESYNLKELIHFLYELKSGNANLKVPVYSHIRYDIVPGEFTVVDSPDIVILEGLNVLQTRSIRHSKEPELMVSDFFDFSIYIDADETYIKRWFTERFGVLRDTAFRRKDSYFHSFARLSQEETEITASRIWNEINAVNLRENIAPTRYHAHLILEKGENHEILGVKMRKI, from the coding sequence ATGGAAACAGCAAAGCCCCAGTCGTCTGATGAACACACAACATACATTTCCTTCTCCCGCCAGGAGTGGAAGAAGCTCAGGGATTCGACGCCTCTCACACTTACTCTTGCGGATCTTGAGAATATACGGGGAATAAACGAAATGATTTCTCTGGAGGAGGTTGTTGATGTTTACCTTCCCTTGTCGAGATTGCTCAACCTTTATTATCTGGCTTCTCAGCGGCTTTATGAGGCAAGGAGAACATTTCTCGGTAGAGTCGACGACCGGGTCCCCTTCATTATAGGGATTGCAGGGAGTGTTGCGGTGGGAAAGAGCACCATTTCAAGGCTGCTGAAAACACTTCTGTCGAAGTGGCCGGAATCTCCCAGAGTGGAGCTTTTGCCGACGGATGGTTTCCTTTATCCAAACAGCGAACTGAAAAAAAGGGGCGTTATGAACAGGAAGGGTTTCCCTGAGAGCTACAATCTTAAGGAACTTATTCATTTTCTCTATGAACTCAAGTCCGGCAACGCAAATCTGAAGGTTCCCGTTTACAGTCACATACGTTACGACATTGTTCCGGGTGAATTTACGGTTGTAGATTCACCGGACATTGTCATACTCGAGGGCCTCAACGTTCTCCAGACCAGAAGCATTCGCCATTCGAAGGAACCGGAGCTTATGGTTTCTGATTTTTTTGATTTTTCAATTTACATTGATGCCGACGAGACCTACATCAAAAGGTGGTTCACAGAGAGATTCGGCGTATTGAGGGACACAGCATTCAGGAGGAAGGATTCCTATTTTCACTCATTCGCCAGGCTCTCGCAGGAGGAAACGGAGATCACCGCTTCCAGAATATGGAACGAGATAAACGCAGTTAATTTAAGGGAAAATATTGCGCCCACAAGGTACCATGCGCACCTTATACTGGAAAAGGGCGAAAATCATGAGATCCTTGGCGTCAAGATGAGGAAGATTTGA
- a CDS encoding glycosyltransferase, translated as MRAVNISFFVSIFIAPVPFSWFVSPEAYYVPLTYLVLLGSEISILSFLYFLWQYGRKRKTVNSQTYTPKIYRVCSVIASYNEEPSLVRDTIISVKLATGGGRVIVADDSTNGAKSEELRKYCKLLNVEYVHRDNRRGYKAGAINDILRTLNNIDIFALFDADQRPTSSFFDEILQIFNDETVGFVQLPQKYSENNTLIARAANYMQLPFLHIVMNGRSTADSTFSLGSGTAFRLKAVAEAGYFREDTVTEDIATSLRIIERGYHGVYLDKDLVYYGVPPMDAKSFFSQQARWSLGGFQLLAPMLKSNISFRQFADFLFGDLYWLKEGPMTLIEIIAPIVFLALGLAYMSVSFLFYAAVFIPFFFAAMAITIIVGGKDYGFKGAMLHQGVEMLDFWVITTSFLNWMMRKKKPFNVTSKKPGAVGIRALSLNILTFAIISASIVIGLVRLMHSADPLPYYVNIFWAVWIAISMAIGLYSALAKTKTGENGDVSASAT; from the coding sequence ATGCGGGCAGTAAACATCTCTTTTTTTGTTTCAATATTCATTGCGCCTGTTCCATTTTCATGGTTTGTCAGCCCGGAAGCATACTACGTACCGCTGACATACCTTGTCCTGCTGGGAAGCGAAATCAGCATCCTTTCTTTCCTTTACTTCCTATGGCAGTACGGGAGGAAACGGAAAACAGTTAATTCTCAGACCTACACGCCAAAAATTTACAGGGTGTGTTCAGTCATCGCCAGTTACAATGAAGAGCCTTCATTGGTCAGGGATACCATTATTTCGGTCAAGCTGGCTACAGGCGGAGGAAGAGTCATTGTGGCCGATGACTCCACCAACGGAGCTAAATCGGAGGAACTGCGGAAATACTGCAAACTGCTAAACGTGGAGTATGTGCACAGAGATAACAGGAGAGGTTACAAGGCTGGTGCAATTAACGATATCCTGAGGACACTCAACAATATCGACATATTCGCATTATTCGATGCAGACCAGCGTCCCACTTCCTCGTTCTTCGACGAAATACTTCAAATTTTCAATGATGAAACTGTGGGCTTCGTGCAGCTTCCTCAAAAATATTCGGAAAACAATACGTTGATCGCCCGTGCGGCCAATTACATGCAGCTGCCTTTCCTTCATATAGTAATGAACGGCAGATCGACAGCGGATTCCACATTCAGCCTTGGAAGCGGGACCGCTTTCAGACTGAAAGCGGTTGCAGAAGCCGGCTATTTCCGGGAGGACACAGTTACAGAGGACATCGCCACTTCGCTGAGAATAATAGAGAGAGGATATCATGGTGTATACCTGGACAAAGATCTTGTTTATTACGGTGTCCCGCCGATGGATGCTAAGTCATTTTTCTCCCAGCAGGCCAGATGGAGTCTTGGAGGCTTTCAGCTTCTTGCCCCCATGCTTAAAAGCAACATTTCGTTCCGGCAGTTTGCTGATTTCCTCTTCGGAGATCTTTACTGGCTGAAGGAAGGCCCCATGACTCTCATTGAAATAATTGCGCCGATTGTTTTTCTTGCATTGGGGCTGGCTTACATGTCCGTGAGTTTTCTGTTCTATGCTGCCGTATTCATACCTTTCTTCTTTGCGGCCATGGCAATCACAATAATCGTGGGGGGGAAAGATTACGGCTTTAAAGGGGCAATGCTGCATCAGGGTGTTGAAATGCTCGATTTTTGGGTAATCACCACCTCGTTCCTAAACTGGATGATGCGTAAGAAAAAGCCATTCAACGTAACATCAAAGAAACCAGGAGCAGTGGGGATCAGAGCCCTTTCACTGAACATCCTTACCTTTGCAATAATTTCAGCAAGCATAGTCATCGGTTTAGTGAGGCTAATGCACTCGGCCGATCCCCTCCCTTACTATGTTAACATATTCTGGGCTGTCTGGATTGCTATTTCGATGGCCATAGGTCTTTATTCTGCGCTTGCAAAAACCAAAACAGGGGAGAACGGGGATGTTTCTGCATCAGCAACCTGA
- a CDS encoding HPP family protein: MQQHIHRIQEAVKTDYTSGSRIPAPIRGSIIPSIMIGITVAVLAFIINIVKTHLLIGEGSRLVIFASFGSSAFILYMFPRSRHAKIYKFAGSYFVAAVAGLGGTLLIPAAGVYYTVAVVEMLISFIIVIAGLEHPPAVAIGIVFVIGRVGLYGLLVIVVGVAAVSLMRTILEKTVYKIEEDFGMARE, from the coding sequence ATGCAACAGCACATTCACAGGATTCAGGAAGCGGTCAAAACGGATTACACGAGTGGTTCACGGATTCCAGCGCCGATACGTGGCAGCATCATACCTTCGATCATGATCGGCATCACTGTTGCGGTTCTTGCATTTATAATAAACATCGTCAAAACACATCTATTGATAGGCGAGGGATCCAGACTTGTCATATTCGCTTCCTTTGGCTCAAGTGCTTTCATATTATACATGTTTCCCCGGAGCAGGCATGCGAAAATATACAAATTTGCAGGCAGCTACTTTGTCGCGGCAGTAGCTGGCTTAGGCGGAACACTGCTGATCCCGGCCGCAGGTGTTTATTACACAGTTGCGGTAGTTGAAATGCTCATTTCTTTCATTATTGTGATAGCAGGGTTAGAGCACCCGCCAGCAGTTGCAATAGGCATAGTCTTTGTTATCGGCAGAGTTGGCCTGTACGGACTGCTGGTCATAGTCGTTGGGGTTGCTGCGGTATCCCTCATGAGGACAATTCTTGAAAAAACAGTGTACAAAATTGAGGAGGACTTCGGTATGGCACGAGAATGA